From one Amphiura filiformis chromosome 13, Afil_fr2py, whole genome shotgun sequence genomic stretch:
- the LOC140167771 gene encoding acyl-coenzyme A thioesterase THEM4-like, with product MARRLQCIKSHLLQHHIASTNTAHPRCHFTRTHLHKQMQTKLLSSSTRRVRMSSSANFPTNAVDLDPTTTESGWLPKTEEICAKFQARVNAGELTLMRSTKTTLNHVLYSMSHPQKGAHFEYALFYEETNQKGYGVIQFGPQTQGPPGIHVWNKATLVAQPGKSIDITTKLEVNKSVRSWRATATMFDVMTAVYVDKGLKKTCMTANLNMNFKRPIPLNSTVLAETWVEKIEGRKLFLGCEKKSTDGQVLIEGTALFITVKAILL from the exons atggcgaGAAGACTTCAATGCATAAAGAGTCATCTGCTCCAACATCACATAGCTTCCACAAATACAGCTCATCCAAGATGTCATTTCACAAGAACTCATCTTCATAAACAAATGCAAACAAAGCTGCTAAGCTCCTCCACCAGGCGTGTGCGGATGTCTTCTAGTGCAAATTTTCCAACT AATGCAGTTGACCTAGACCCCACCACCACTGAGTCGGGATGGCTACCAAAAACAGAAGAAATCTGCGCAAAATTCCAAGCTCGTGTCAACGCAGGAGAACTGACATTAATGCGTAGCACAAAAACCACATTGAATCATGTTTTGTACAGCATGAGCCACCCACAGAAAGGGGCTCATTTCGAGTACGCACTTTTTTATGAGGAAACTAATCAGAAAGGGTATGGTGTCATACAATTTGGTCCGCAGACCCAAGGGCCACCTGG CATACATGTATGGAACAAGGCCACGCTTGTCGCGCAACCGGGAAAGAGCATTgatatcactaccaaacttgaggtcaaTAAAAGT GTACGTTCATGGCGTGCAACAGCCACTATGTTTGATGTAATGACTGCGGTGTATGTAGATAAAGGTCTTAAGAAGACTTGTATGACTGCCAATttgaatatgaattttaaaaG ACCTATTCCTCTCAACAGTACTGTATTAGCTGAAACATGGGTAGAAAAAATTGAAGGCAGAAAACTTTTTCTTGGTTGTGAGAAGAAATCAACTGATGGACAAGTCTTAATTGAAGGCACTGCGTTGTTTAtaacagttaaagccatattattataa